TAGCCAGCCAACAAAACCTGTATTTTCAAAAGCAATATGAGTGAACAAGTTCATATCATAGGAGGAGGAATTACAGGATTGTTTCTCGCCTACCACCATACAAAACGAGGGGACTCTGTAACCCTTTATGAATTGTCAGATAGATTAGGTGGTTTGATTGGAACAAAAACCGTAGAAGAAGGTTTGGTAGAACTTGCAGCAAATGGAGTATTACTCACAGATTCAATGAAATCTATGTTAGATGACATTGGGCTGGTTCCACTTTATCCCAATAAGGCATCTAAAAGACGCTATTTTTGGATCCATCAAAAACTTTCAAGACTCCCCATTTCTATTTTTACTGGGTTAAGACTACTCTATACAGTTGGTTTTAAAAAGTTAAAGTTTAATGAAGAACAAAACTTTGAAACTTGGGCAGGCCAAATGTTTGGAATCTCTGTCACAAAAAACATTATGGAACCAGCCATAGGTGGAGTGTATGGAACAAGACTCGACTCACTCCAAGCCGAATCTATTTTTTCTAAATGGGATGGTTCGGGAAAGAGTACGATCCTAAAAGAAGTAAAAAAGAACAAAGAAAAAACCTACGGAACTGTTTCCTTTCCCAAGGGAATGGAAGATTTAGTATCGCATCTGATTGCGTATTTAAAACCAAAAATTCAAATTAAAACTCAATTCCAATCTGAAAGTTTGGAGGATATCTTAAAGTGGGAAGGGAAAATCAGAGTTTGTATGTCCTTGAAAAATCTACTCCCACTTCTCGGCAATCAAATCAAAAAAGAAGAATCTCCTAATTTACTTTCCATCACAACGATCACAAGATTTGGAAAGATTCACCTAACAAAGAAACCTTGTTTTGGAATTCTTTTTGGAAAAAACGAAGGAATCCATGCTCTTGGTGTTTTATCCAATTCAGATATTTTCCCAGATAGAGCCAATGGAGGTCTTCATTCAGAAACTTGGATTTATCCAAGTGCAGCAAAAACAGACGAAACCATTTCTTGGGAATCCATTTTAGAGAAGGATAGAAATCAAATTACAAAAAAAACAGATACTCCAAAAGCAGTGTATGTCACTTCTTGGAAGGGGGCTTTTCCCGCTTACGATAGAAAATTATTTTTATTCAACAAACGATTGGATGATTTGGAATCGGGCTGGATTGCCAAAGGAAAAAACATTCGATTTTTTGGAAACTATCGCAAAGGAATAGGCCTTCGGTCTCTATTTGAATCGACAAGTAGGGAGTGACTCACCACCCATTTCCTTACAAGTACAATGACGGATTATAGAATCTGTCTTTAATACTTTCTCTGCCAAAAACTCCAGAAACGGAAGATAGATTCCAAATGCAGGAATCCGAGTAAAAGATTTTGCACCCGATTCTAAAGCAAGATCCTTAAACTGTTCTCCTATTTCTTCTAAAGTTTCCAAATGATCACTCACAAAACTAATTGGGTAAACTGCGATTTGTTTTCCCTCTTTGGAAAGGGACTCAATCATCTGTAAAGAACTTGGCTCAGTCCACTTTGCCGGTCCCACTTTACTCTGGTACGATATATGTGTTTGTCCACGAAATCCATACGATCGAAGTTGTTCCGTAATTCCTTCTACAGAAGATTCAATTTCCTGCATATACCGATCACCCTTATGAATGAGGCGCATGGGAACACCGTGAGCAGAAAAAACCAAATCCAAATCCTTCCAGTCTCCATCGAATTTTCCTTTGGGAAAATGCAAAAAATCCTCTGCCTTTAGATCTCCACTAAAGAATTCGGAAATAAACCTAGCGGTGATTTGGTGAAAGATTGGATCGGCGGCAAAACTGGGAACATACCCACCACTTCCCACAGGACATTCATGAAACTTTTTTTCTAAATGACTGAGTGTAGATAAGACAGTAGATCTTGAATACTGAGGGTATAACGGCAGATAGACTGTGTCTGGACCTGGTTTTTCAAATTTTGGATCTCTGATATGAGGAAATCCACAGGTCATCGCCACTTTCACCGTCCAATTGATATCTGTCTTTTGGTTCAGTATTTGCTCTAGTGTTCTGGCTTGTTTTTCTGTTTCAGAAACCAATGGGGAGCCACCGCCAAATCCCATAGACTCATAGATTTTTTTTACTTTAGGAGTTCGTTTCTTCGCGATAAAACGGGCAAGAGGTAGGCGTAAAAATTCAGGCAGAGGCAAATCAAAAACAAATGGATCAGTAAACAAATCAGTCAAAAAAACTTCAATTTCCTCTGTGGTTCTTGGACCACCCAAATTGACAAGGATGAGAGTTTTCTTTTGTTTATAGTTCATAAGTAATGTAGTCACAATGCGGATAACGGGAACAAAAATAAATGGTTTTTCCTTTTTTCCCTAGTTTGGTTTTCACCACACCCTCCTTACACACCGGACAAATGTTTTGACCTTTTAGACTAGGGGAGAAAGAAACAAAAGGTTCTTTTTCTTTTCGGTTAGAGGCAGATTTCTTTAGCGATGATTCATTAGTTCCTGCTTCCATTTCTTTTGTACTAGGGGTGTTAGCAGTTTGATTCGTTTTTTTTCTAGGACTTCGTAAGATACGAATTAGACTTTCATAAAAAACTTGGATGAGAGCGACTCGTGATTCTTTTTTGTCTGTAACTTGGTCTAATTTTTCTTCCAAATCTTTTGTAAAAGACTCACCGATCATATCGTCAAAGTTCAGAAAAAGATATTCATTCACTTTCATACCAAGAGCCGTAGGACCTATGGACTTGTGGTATTCTACAATGTATTTCCGAGTTTTTAAAGTCTCGATGATACTTCCGTACGTAGATGGCCGACCTACACCCGTATCTTCCATCTTTTGGACAAGTTTTCCTTGGGTGTAACGAACGGGAGGTTCGGTTTGTTTTTCCTCTACAGAATAGGACTCATAGATAAAACGATCCCCCAATTTCCAATCCAATCGTTTTTGTGGCTTTTTCTTTTCTGCCTTGGCAAAAGCTTTAAACCCAGGATCTGTAATGAATTCATTTTTATAGATGAAGGTATGTTTATTTTTCTGAAATTCATAAACAGTTTCTTCACCTAACTCTGGCTTCATCAAAGAAACTAAAAAACGCTCCCAGATTAAGGAATAAAGTTTTCTCTCATCGGGCGATAAATAGGATGCAATCGAATCGGGACTGAAATTTGGATTTGCGGGAATGACTGCCTCATGTGCATCTTGAGAATATTTTTTTTGTTTTTTAGGTGTAAAACTGCTAACTGAAACTAAACTAGGAAAATGTTTTTTTAAATACTCTTCACCTAATACCCGTTTTGAATCGGAAATTCTGGTACTGTCAGTACGCATATAGGTGATAAGGCCTACCCTTTCTCCTGAACCGATGCGTTTACCCTCAAATAACATTTGAGCCAATTTCATTGTTTTTTTGGAATCAAAACCTAAAACACGAAAGCTCGTTTCCTGCAAACTAGCGGTGGAAAATGCAAGAGGTGGATTTCTTTTGATATTTTTCTTTTTAATTTGGGATAATAATATTTCTTTTAACCTGGTTGGTTCCGGTAGGATTTCTATTTCCGAAATTAGATTTTGTATGGATTTAGAATCCAATTTATCCTTTGTTTGGTGGTCTAAAACAACGGGTTCGTTGGATACAGATCCCTTTAACTTCAATTGGTAAAATATTTCTTTGGAGAAATTTTGAATTTCTTTTTCCCTTTCGCAAATCCAATGTAAGACGGTGGATTGAACCCGACCCGCCGATAAAGAAGAGATTCTTAATTGTTTCCACAAATCAGGGGAAACTTCGAAACCAAAAATACGATCCACCACTCTTCGTGCGATCTGTGATTCAATTTCTGCGAGATCTAATCCAGACTTTAGTTGGATCTGGCGACTCACTTCCTCTTTAGATATTTCTTTCAATCGAAGTCGAAAAATTGGTTTTTTTAGTTTAATTAACTCGTCATAGCAATGTTTGGCGATAATTTCCCCTTCACGATCGGGGTCACTGGCAATGTAAATAATTGAGGCTAATTTGGCTTTGGTTTTGATGGCGGAAAAAACTGTTTTTTTTCCTTTTAGCCATTCATATTCGGGTTCAAATTGATTCTGAATATCCACCCCATAAGATTTGGGAGGAAGGTCTTTGATATGACCTTTGGTCGCAACAACAACCCAGTCCTTATCTAAATAGGATGCGATTGTTGTTGCTTTTGTCGGTGATTCGACTATTAGGAGTTTGGTGATCTTAAAAACCTATTAAACGAATAAACCTTCCACAGATAGGTATCTCTCTCCTGTGTCATAACAGAAGGTAAGAACTTTGGAACCTGCGGGAATTTCTTTTAGTTTTTTTGCAACAGCAGCAAGGCTTGCTCCCGAAGAAGTTCCAATAAAGATTCCTTCTTTTTTGGCAGCAAGGACAGCCATCGTGAAGGCTTCATCTTTACCTACAGTGATGATTCCATCCAAAAGTTCCGTTTTACAATTCTTAGGAATAAAACCAGCACCAATTCCTTGGAGTGGGTGTGGACCTGGTTTTCCACCGCTAAGCACTGGGGAACCTTCTGGCTCTACAGCAAATACTTTGAGTTTAGGAAATCTTTTTTTGAGGTTTTCAGCACAACCAGTGATGTGACCACCTGTACCTACTCCCGTAATGATGTAGTCGAGACCTTCTGGAAAATCTTTTGCAATTTCTTCTGCAGTTTTTTCTCTATGAACGGCGATGTTTGCTTCGTTTTCGAACTGTTGAGGCATCCATGCATTCGGATTGGCAGCAACAATCTCTTGAGCTTTGGCAATGGCTCCAGGCATTCCTTTTTCTCTAGGAGTGAGTTCAAACTTTGCACCATAAGCTGCCATAATCCTTCTTCTTTCTACTGACATATGTTCTGGCATAACAAGAGTGATGGCATACCCTTTAACAGCTGCTACCATAGCAAGACCAATACCAGTGTTACCAGAAGTAGGTTCTACGATAAAAGAATCTTTTTTTAATTTTCCTGACTTCTCTGCTTCTTCAATCATCGCAAGAGCAATCCGATCTTTGATGGATCCACCAGGGTTTTGTCTTTCGAGTTTCATATAAACTTCATGGTCGGTTCCAAAAAGTCGTGACAGTCTAACGTGAGGTGTATTTCCGATGGCTTCTAGAATGCTATTTATTTTCATAATTTCTCCACTCTGTCACATTTTAGAAGAAAAAGCGGATTTGTCCACAATGAAAATAAAGAATTCTCAAGGTGTATGAAAAGAAATGAGAAATTGGTAATCAGATTTCATTTGTTTTAAAACTTTAGAATCACTTTCAGTCTGAATCACCTTTTCTAAGTAAGGTGCCGAAATTCGGAAGTTCAATCTGCGGAGTGCATCCGATGCCTTGGCCCGGACTTGCGGATCTTTATCTACCAGTGATTCTAAAACAGCCTTATAATTTTGGTTAGGCAATCGTTCCAGTCCTACCACAGCAGCCAGAATAGAAATTTTCGCATAAGGAACTGTCTCTTTGCTAAGCGCTTCAGACAAATTGGAAACTGCCTCTTTTTTTCCAGAAAGATAAAGTGCATCGGCGGCAGAACTTCTGAGGTAAAAATTAGAACTCAACAGTGCTGATTTGATGGTGGACTCCGATTCCGATGTTAGCGGTAAGGATCCTAAAGTCCGCAAAATTTCTCCGCAAGTTAGAGTGATGGGAATCTCCGCCTCCTCATAAAAGTAGGGACTAGAAACGGAAGTGCTGTCAGCAACACCATCTTTCCAAGTGCGCACTTTCAGCGGATTGTGTTCGGAAATATTGGCGGATTCTTTTTGGTAAGTTTTGATTAAATGAGGAACTGCGAGTTTGTCTCCTTTGATCCCCAAGGCCTTTGCTGCATAAAACTTAACGGCCGGTGCATTTGCAGGACTCGTAGGAAAATTTGGGGAGCCTTCCATAGCGGAAATGATGTCGCGGATTCCTTGACTTGAATTAACAAATGTAAGCTGGTCAATCGCATCCCGAATTTCGGATACATTAGATGAGGATAGTCGTGTGCGTTGGATCTCGAAAAAACGTTCGCTACTCTCTGCCAAAAGAGCCCATGGTAAGAGTACATAAAAAAGCCAAACAAATCTTCGAATCATTCTAAACTACCTCTAATTAGAGGACGGGAAAACTAGGTGATTTCTATTAATTTTCTTTTAGTTTTTCTGCGACTTCTTTTAATTTTTCGGAAAGATCACCGAGAGTGGCTTTATCTTCTTCCAGAATAGATTGGCTAAATTTTTCCAAATCCCTTTGGATTTGTTCCTTTTTCTCGCTGGCTCTCGAAGCCATTTTACGAAGCAGGTCTTCTCGGTAGTGGCTAAAATCTGCTTCCTTCAGTTCCCCTAGTTCCACCATGGAAGTCACAATTTTTTCCAATCGTTCGGAAGTGAGGTAGTTGGCACCTATTCCTCCAAGAATCAATCGTTCGAAAAGTCCAGAAACATCCCGACCCGTTTCTCTGATGAGAGAGGTTAACATAAAGTTAGAAAAATCTTCGTTTCTTTGTCCTAAACTTACCTTAAGAAAGGTCTGTCCCAAAATTTTAGGAGTGATGTCTTCTCCTGTCATATTGTCTTGGACTTTGATTTCTTCTCCCCCGATGATCATCTTAGCCACATCTTCTAACGTGATTGTGGAACTAGTTTCTGGATCATAGAGTCTGCGGTTTGCGTATCGCTTAAGGAGCTTCATCGGAGATGCTTTTTAAAATGACTTTCAAGCCTAGGGGGTCAACTAAAATACAATCGTAATGGACTCTCTATTCGGTGCTGTTTTGACACAACTTCCGGACCTTGAAAAAAACCTGCTGGTATCATGGTTACAAGTGCAAGGATTCGTCGTAAAAGAATGTACGCAGAAAACTTGGAAAGACCATCCCGATTCCATTCGTATTTTTTCCAAACCAACGCCAGAGATTGCAAAAGAATTACTTGATTGGAGCATCGAACCAATATTATGCGGTAATTTCACAAAAGAAGAAAAGGAAATTTATAAAAACATAGGTGTCTCGCTACTTTGGGAAAAACCATACACAGAAATCCATACTTTGCCATGTAAAACCTTACCTATGTCAAAATTAACTTGGGTTGTTTACACAAAAGACCAAACACTTGACAAACACCTGTCAGTTTTTTTAAAATCGATGGGGCAAACTGTATTTACTGAAGGGAGTATAGAGTTTCTTTACAAACGAATCCAAACAGGGCCCTGTCATTTTCTTATTTTAGATTGGGATGTAATGGATCCAAGAACCGTAATTCCCGAACTTTCCAAACTAAAAAGAGAAAAACAGTTTTTATCCATTGGAATCAAAGACTTTATGAAGGAACACCTTTATAGGGATTTAAAAACAGGAATTGGAACCATCTCAGAAGTACTTGTTTCTAAATCTGATTTTTGGGATGTGTTACTCCACTCTTTCCCTCTTAGCGAGGAATCGAAAGAACGCAGTGATTGGAAGGAAATCTCAAATTCTGTTTCCAAACTCAGTTTTACTTTCCAAGAAAAACAAATTCCGATAGCAATGCAGCTAGTTGAAACAACGGTTTTAAAGAAAACACCGGTCTTCCCACAAATTCAAAATCTCTTAGATCTTTATAATTGGTTTTTATGATCACTCTCAATTCATTCAAAAAGTAACATATCATCGCTAGAAAGTTCACCAGCCCCACGATTCGGGAAAGCCTGTTCAAAAAAAAGTGCGGCTAACAAATCGAAGTCTTCATCCTCTGCTCGATTTTCTAATTCCCAAAGTTCATTTCTGCGTTTGATGAGTAGAGATACAGTGGCATCTTCCAAGGCAAATTCAATCTTCAACCGGTTCAAGGTGCGGATGAAAAAATTTAAATTATAAATTACGTAATCTCTGAAGTAAGTAAGACCTGCGATCGTTGGTTCATATTTCAAAAGTGCTTCTGTCAAATAACAGGCTGTTTTTAAATCTTCTGTTGCCCCTGTTTCTTTATACGCTTTAAAAATATGGTGAACGGTTTCATGCATGGATATTGTGGAATGGTATGAGTCTTCAATGAGTCTGATCGCTTCTGGATGTGATTCCATGTAGGCAAATACATCGACAATTTCACGATTGGCCGCAGCACGTTTTCTTTCGGCATCACTCGGATCATTGGTGATTGTTGGATCCACAAGTAGGATAAAAAGATATTTGGTTTCGAATGCAAACCGGGATTCTTTAGGAATATAGTATTCGATCCAGATGGGTTCTTTGTAGTAATCTATAGATTCTTGGAAGCTGAGTTCCGGCGTAACTTTGAGGGATTTGAGTTTTTTTACATCATCAGTGATGACTTTTTTTCCTTCCACCCGAGTTTTACTGCGTTTGATTTGTCGCAGTTCCGACTTATTTAAAAGCGGCTTGGGTTTGAAGGAAGAATCCATGTTATATCATCGACAGTTTAGAAAAAGCGCAAAAGAAAAGAACGTAACCAAAATCCAATGGGGCTTAAGATTCCCGTATCAGAAAACACAACCCTTCCCTCTTCATTCAAAAAAACCGTTGTAGGGTAAGCTGTGATTCGCCATTCCTTCAAAATTCGGTAATCGGCCGAATAGATGGGATGTTTGGCATCTGGGGTGAGTTTTGTCAGAACTTCTTTCGTTTCCTCTGAATCTTCTGCTTCCAAAACAGAAAGGAAGATGGTGGATTTTGGCAATAACTTTAAGTTCGCCTCTAAAATGGGAGCATAGGCTTTGCAGACCGTACACCAAGTGGCCCAGAAATACACCACCTTGGGATGGCCCTTCCAGGAATTAGCTTCGGTCGGTGTAGTGGCCAAAATTTCAATGGGAACCCCTGGACGAGTGTCCCTTCCCTTAAAATAGGCA
Above is a window of Leptospira wolbachii serovar Codice str. CDC DNA encoding:
- the cysK gene encoding cysteine synthase A gives rise to the protein MKINSILEAIGNTPHVRLSRLFGTDHEVYMKLERQNPGGSIKDRIALAMIEEAEKSGKLKKDSFIVEPTSGNTGIGLAMVAAVKGYAITLVMPEHMSVERRRIMAAYGAKFELTPREKGMPGAIAKAQEIVAANPNAWMPQQFENEANIAVHREKTAEEIAKDFPEGLDYIITGVGTGGHITGCAENLKKRFPKLKVFAVEPEGSPVLSGGKPGPHPLQGIGAGFIPKNCKTELLDGIITVGKDEAFTMAVLAAKKEGIFIGTSSGASLAAVAKKLKEIPAGSKVLTFCYDTGERYLSVEGLFV
- a CDS encoding protoporphyrinogen/coproporphyrinogen oxidase; the encoded protein is MSEQVHIIGGGITGLFLAYHHTKRGDSVTLYELSDRLGGLIGTKTVEEGLVELAANGVLLTDSMKSMLDDIGLVPLYPNKASKRRYFWIHQKLSRLPISIFTGLRLLYTVGFKKLKFNEEQNFETWAGQMFGISVTKNIMEPAIGGVYGTRLDSLQAESIFSKWDGSGKSTILKEVKKNKEKTYGTVSFPKGMEDLVSHLIAYLKPKIQIKTQFQSESLEDILKWEGKIRVCMSLKNLLPLLGNQIKKEESPNLLSITTITRFGKIHLTKKPCFGILFGKNEGIHALGVLSNSDIFPDRANGGLHSETWIYPSAAKTDETISWESILEKDRNQITKKTDTPKAVYVTSWKGAFPAYDRKLFLFNKRLDDLESGWIAKGKNIRFFGNYRKGIGLRSLFESTSRE
- the hemH gene encoding ferrochelatase; this translates as MNYKQKKTLILVNLGGPRTTEEIEVFLTDLFTDPFVFDLPLPEFLRLPLARFIAKKRTPKVKKIYESMGFGGGSPLVSETEKQARTLEQILNQKTDINWTVKVAMTCGFPHIRDPKFEKPGPDTVYLPLYPQYSRSTVLSTLSHLEKKFHECPVGSGGYVPSFAADPIFHQITARFISEFFSGDLKAEDFLHFPKGKFDGDWKDLDLVFSAHGVPMRLIHKGDRYMQEIESSVEGITEQLRSYGFRGQTHISYQSKVGPAKWTEPSSLQMIESLSKEGKQIAVYPISFVSDHLETLEEIGEQFKDLALESGAKSFTRIPAFGIYLPFLEFLAEKVLKTDSIIRHCTCKEMGGESLPTCRFK
- a CDS encoding polyhydroxyalkanoate synthesis regulator DNA-binding domain-containing protein, whose translation is MKLLKRYANRRLYDPETSSTITLEDVAKMIIGGEEIKVQDNMTGEDITPKILGQTFLKVSLGQRNEDFSNFMLTSLIRETGRDVSGLFERLILGGIGANYLTSERLEKIVTSMVELGELKEADFSHYREDLLRKMASRASEKKEQIQRDLEKFSQSILEEDKATLGDLSEKLKEVAEKLKEN
- a CDS encoding HEAT repeat domain-containing protein, which encodes MIRRFVWLFYVLLPWALLAESSERFFEIQRTRLSSSNVSEIRDAIDQLTFVNSSQGIRDIISAMEGSPNFPTSPANAPAVKFYAAKALGIKGDKLAVPHLIKTYQKESANISEHNPLKVRTWKDGVADSTSVSSPYFYEEAEIPITLTCGEILRTLGSLPLTSESESTIKSALLSSNFYLRSSAADALYLSGKKEAVSNLSEALSKETVPYAKISILAAVVGLERLPNQNYKAVLESLVDKDPQVRAKASDALRRLNFRISAPYLEKVIQTESDSKVLKQMKSDYQFLISFHTP
- the topA gene encoding type I DNA topoisomerase; amino-acid sequence: MASYLDKDWVVVATKGHIKDLPPKSYGVDIQNQFEPEYEWLKGKKTVFSAIKTKAKLASIIYIASDPDREGEIIAKHCYDELIKLKKPIFRLRLKEISKEEVSRQIQLKSGLDLAEIESQIARRVVDRIFGFEVSPDLWKQLRISSLSAGRVQSTVLHWICEREKEIQNFSKEIFYQLKLKGSVSNEPVVLDHQTKDKLDSKSIQNLISEIEILPEPTRLKEILLSQIKKKNIKRNPPLAFSTASLQETSFRVLGFDSKKTMKLAQMLFEGKRIGSGERVGLITYMRTDSTRISDSKRVLGEEYLKKHFPSLVSVSSFTPKKQKKYSQDAHEAVIPANPNFSPDSIASYLSPDERKLYSLIWERFLVSLMKPELGEETVYEFQKNKHTFIYKNEFITDPGFKAFAKAEKKKPQKRLDWKLGDRFIYESYSVEEKQTEPPVRYTQGKLVQKMEDTGVGRPSTYGSIIETLKTRKYIVEYHKSIGPTALGMKVNEYLFLNFDDMIGESFTKDLEEKLDQVTDKKESRVALIQVFYESLIRILRSPRKKTNQTANTPSTKEMEAGTNESSLKKSASNRKEKEPFVSFSPSLKGQNICPVCKEGVVKTKLGKKGKTIYFCSRYPHCDYITYEL
- a CDS encoding TlpA family protein disulfide reductase; the encoded protein is MKIWKQLPYGWKVVSAFVFFFSTTLCFAYFKGRDTRPGVPIEILATTPTEANSWKGHPKVVYFWATWCTVCKAYAPILEANLKLLPKSTIFLSVLEAEDSEETKEVLTKLTPDAKHPIYSADYRILKEWRITAYPTTVFLNEEGRVVFSDTGILSPIGFWLRSFLLRFF